The following coding sequences lie in one Rhizobium rhododendri genomic window:
- the ppk2 gene encoding polyphosphate kinase 2, with protein sequence MGDEVESRMVELELHGKRRIFDVDDPVLPDWVADKALSSGHFPYKKKLKSSEYMDDLKALQIELVKVQFWLQATGKRIMAIFEGRDAAGKGGAIFATSAHMNPRLARVVALSKPNDREAGQWYFQRYVDQFPTSGEFVLFDRSWYNRAGVEPVMGFCTPEQYEQFLHQAPQMEKIVEHEGIMFFKFYLDIGREMQLKRFHDRRHDPRKVWKLSSMDIAALDKWDDYSEKRDRMLKETHTDYSPWTVLHANDKRRARLNLIRHILSTLDYPGKDNDAIGEIDGKILGSGPGFLK encoded by the coding sequence ATGGGAGACGAAGTCGAAAGCCGCATGGTCGAGCTGGAGCTGCACGGCAAACGGCGTATCTTCGACGTCGACGACCCCGTTCTGCCCGACTGGGTCGCAGACAAGGCGCTGTCGTCCGGCCACTTTCCTTATAAGAAAAAGCTGAAAAGCAGCGAATACATGGACGATCTGAAAGCGCTTCAGATCGAACTCGTGAAGGTCCAGTTCTGGCTGCAGGCGACGGGCAAGCGGATCATGGCCATTTTCGAGGGCCGGGATGCTGCCGGCAAGGGCGGTGCGATCTTTGCGACCTCCGCCCACATGAACCCACGCCTCGCGCGGGTCGTGGCACTCAGCAAGCCGAACGACCGCGAAGCCGGGCAATGGTATTTCCAGCGTTACGTGGACCAATTCCCGACATCGGGCGAATTCGTCCTGTTCGACCGCTCCTGGTACAACCGCGCCGGGGTCGAGCCGGTGATGGGGTTTTGCACGCCGGAGCAGTACGAGCAGTTCCTTCACCAGGCGCCGCAGATGGAGAAAATCGTCGAGCATGAGGGCATCATGTTCTTCAAGTTCTACCTCGACATCGGCCGGGAAATGCAGCTGAAACGCTTTCACGACCGGCGCCACGATCCGCGCAAGGTCTGGAAGCTGTCATCCATGGATATCGCCGCCCTCGACAAGTGGGACGACTACAGCGAAAAGCGCGACCGGATGCTGAAGGAAACCCACACGGACTATTCGCCGTGGACCGTTCTCCACGCCAACGACAAGCGGCGCGCCCGCCTCAACCTGATCCGGCACATACTTTCGACGCTGGACTATCCCGGCAAGGATAACGACGCTATCGGCGAGATCGATGGAAAGATCCTCGGCTCGGGACCGGGGTTTCTCAAATGA